GGTGTTTTACGTCAATAAGCTGACTTACAAAACGGAAGATATTGGCAAAGTAGGCTTGAAAACCGATTAGGAACCGTGATCATTAGTCGACAAGCCAGATGTGGTCGGCATCGAACCCCTGTTCTTTCCATTCAACCTGTACGCGTTGACTTTCAACAGTACTTACTTTCATTCCGGCATAGTCAGGCCCTATAGGAAGTTCCCGGTTGTACCGGCGGTCGATCAGAACCATTAATTCCACAATTTTCGGGCGTCCGAACGCCGTCATCGCGTCCAAAGCCGCACGGACCATGCGGCCGCTGGCCAATACGTCGTCAATCAGGATTACTTTTTTACCCTCGATCAGGAACGGGACATTCGTTTTATTAGGTACTAAGGGCGATTCGCGTCGTCGGAAATCGTCCCTGTAAAAAGTGGCGTCAAGGTAACCCAACGGAATATGTTGCCCTGTCCGCTCGCGCAGTTCGGCAATGATGCGTTCGGCAAAATAAATACCCCTGGGCTGCAAACCCATGACCACCGAGTTGGAAAAATCCTGGTGGTTCTCAATTAATTGCTGGCACAACCGGCTGATCATTATTTCCAGCAAAGGGCTACTCAATATCAATCGTTTTTGGGGTATCATGTATTTTCCCTGAATTTTAGCCTAAATTAAGTGCTCTATCATGAAAT
This Dyadobacter sp. UC 10 DNA region includes the following protein-coding sequences:
- the pyrR gene encoding bifunctional pyr operon transcriptional regulator/uracil phosphoribosyltransferase PyrR → MPQKRLILSSPLLEIMISRLCQQLIENHQDFSNSVVMGLQPRGIYFAERIIAELRERTGQHIPLGYLDATFYRDDFRRRESPLVPNKTNVPFLIEGKKVILIDDVLASGRMVRAALDAMTAFGRPKIVELMVLIDRRYNRELPIGPDYAGMKVSTVESQRVQVEWKEQGFDADHIWLVD